Proteins co-encoded in one Gracilimonas sp. genomic window:
- a CDS encoding DUF1501 domain-containing protein, translating into MCKNDHHNPKLSHERKGASLEDKEAHKHDHESWSRRSFLSTLGFGAIGSSMMLGGMPVSTFARSKFFNRLSRADNDRVLVLIQLSGGNDGLNTIIPVENDIYYQKRPTIGIRKQDSILLSDDIGMHPAMSNLQPFWGDGNMAVINNVGYSNTNRSHARATDIWTTGSGSSDVENTGWAGRFLVEDNPDFIMNPPEFPLGVRIGGSATLFQSEFGNLGVTFGGASQFTQFLEQGGFYDENNVPSNDFGDSLSFARKIANSSFKYLESIQEAADNASNMGQYPNSSLAQSLAVVARLIRGGLNTKLFLVSKGGFDTHNNQGGTDGGHANLLADIANSVNAFYADLGSDNLQNKALTMTFSEFGRTLDENSSNGTDHGSSAPVMVFGPVNGGLYGNHADLTNLDNSGDPVFSTDYRSVYTSILDDWFGLADEETGAVIDGSFNKLDFVDSTATVPTGITSRGNGPTSFKLEQNYPNPFNPTTTLSFSLAKAADVKLRVYNIKGSLIRTIINERKSAGEYSIQFDAANLPSGTYLYKLETPSGTQTKKMTLIK; encoded by the coding sequence ATGTGTAAGAACGATCATCATAATCCAAAGTTATCCCACGAACGTAAAGGAGCCAGCCTTGAAGACAAGGAAGCTCACAAACATGATCATGAGAGCTGGAGCCGGCGAAGTTTCCTGAGTACGCTGGGATTTGGCGCCATTGGTTCGTCTATGATGTTGGGAGGAATGCCGGTGAGTACCTTTGCCCGTTCCAAGTTTTTTAACCGCTTATCCCGAGCCGATAATGACCGCGTACTCGTGTTAATTCAACTAAGCGGAGGAAATGACGGACTGAACACCATTATCCCGGTCGAGAATGATATTTATTACCAGAAACGTCCCACAATCGGCATCCGTAAGCAGGACTCTATTCTGCTGAGCGATGATATCGGAATGCACCCTGCCATGAGCAACCTTCAGCCGTTTTGGGGTGATGGCAATATGGCCGTAATCAATAATGTGGGTTATTCGAACACCAACCGCTCCCACGCCCGGGCAACCGATATCTGGACCACCGGTAGTGGCAGCAGCGATGTGGAGAATACCGGCTGGGCCGGACGATTTCTGGTGGAAGACAACCCTGATTTTATCATGAATCCTCCCGAATTCCCGTTGGGTGTCCGCATTGGAGGTTCTGCTACCCTTTTCCAGAGTGAATTCGGAAATCTGGGCGTTACCTTTGGCGGTGCCAGTCAGTTTACCCAATTCCTTGAGCAGGGCGGTTTTTATGATGAAAACAACGTGCCTTCTAACGATTTTGGTGATTCACTTTCCTTTGCCCGTAAAATTGCCAATTCCTCCTTCAAGTATCTCGAATCTATTCAGGAAGCGGCAGACAATGCATCCAATATGGGGCAGTACCCAAACTCATCCCTTGCCCAGAGTCTGGCGGTGGTAGCACGATTAATCCGTGGCGGGTTAAATACCAAGCTTTTCCTGGTTTCCAAAGGCGGTTTTGATACGCATAATAATCAGGGCGGAACCGACGGCGGCCATGCCAACTTGCTGGCTGATATTGCCAACTCCGTGAACGCTTTTTATGCGGATCTGGGAAGTGATAATCTCCAGAATAAAGCTTTAACTATGACTTTTTCCGAGTTCGGCCGAACGCTGGATGAAAACTCATCCAATGGAACCGATCATGGCTCTTCAGCCCCGGTAATGGTGTTTGGTCCGGTTAATGGCGGCCTTTACGGCAATCACGCCGATCTAACCAATTTAGATAACTCGGGCGACCCGGTATTCAGTACCGACTACCGTTCGGTGTACACTTCCATTCTGGATGACTGGTTTGGCCTGGCCGATGAAGAAACAGGTGCTGTAATTGACGGCTCTTTTAACAAGCTTGATTTTGTGGACTCTACGGCTACCGTTCCTACCGGAATTACCAGCAGAGGTAACGGCCCGACATCATTTAAGCTGGAACAGAACTACCCGAATCCTTTCAACCCAACCACTACCCTTTCGTTCTCGCTGGCAAAAGCTGCTGATGTAAAACTTCGTGTTTATAACATTAAGGGAAGCCTGATTCGAACGATAATAAATGAAAGGAAATCAGCCGGAGAGTACAGCATCCAGTTCGATGCTGCCAACCTGCCCAGCGGTACCTACCTGTATAAACTTGAAACACCATCCGGTACTCAAACCAAAAAAATGACCTTAATCAAATGA
- a CDS encoding WG repeat-containing protein: protein MKRLLLLLTFAITLTSCDLVNSVTGNDDDNAVKLYPVLVDGDWGYINQQGEIILEPDFQNAGDFHEGLAVVRESWGWKYINAKGEIKIEGNFNNIRRFSGGKAAVQFDGRWGYINSSGNFVINPKFRGASRFSDGRAFVRSVDYREFYYIDENGERIESVDLPDDMDYVEENEFRNGRAMVRDDDLYGYIDKSGNTIVDFKYAEARPFSNQLAAVRISDRWGFIANNGEVSISPQFISVGDFGNGLAPARSSSNSFGYINKSGEFVIEEQFEQAGTFSEERAPVMINNKWTFIDKSGNRITSPKFDEVKPFYNGLARVTIYVPVEDEIEENYGYINKSGDYVWFPTR from the coding sequence ATGAAACGATTATTACTACTGCTCACATTTGCGATCACGCTTACATCCTGTGACCTCGTAAACTCTGTAACCGGCAACGATGATGATAATGCCGTAAAGTTATATCCCGTTTTGGTTGACGGAGACTGGGGATATATCAATCAGCAGGGCGAAATTATACTGGAACCGGATTTCCAAAATGCGGGTGATTTCCATGAAGGCCTTGCTGTTGTGCGCGAGTCCTGGGGCTGGAAATACATCAACGCCAAAGGGGAAATTAAAATTGAGGGGAATTTCAATAACATTCGCCGCTTTTCAGGTGGCAAAGCTGCCGTTCAGTTTGATGGTCGCTGGGGATATATAAACTCATCCGGAAATTTTGTGATCAACCCGAAATTCCGTGGTGCTTCCCGGTTTTCTGACGGGCGCGCTTTTGTACGCAGCGTTGACTACAGAGAGTTCTACTACATCGATGAAAACGGAGAACGAATTGAATCGGTGGACCTCCCCGATGACATGGATTATGTGGAAGAAAATGAATTTCGCAATGGCCGCGCCATGGTTCGGGATGATGATTTGTACGGCTATATAGATAAATCCGGGAATACCATCGTAGATTTCAAATATGCGGAAGCACGGCCTTTTTCCAATCAGCTTGCTGCCGTCCGAATTAGCGACCGCTGGGGATTTATTGCCAACAACGGTGAGGTTTCCATTTCCCCTCAGTTTATAAGCGTGGGCGATTTTGGTAACGGACTAGCCCCCGCCCGCTCAAGCTCTAACTCTTTCGGATATATCAACAAATCCGGGGAATTTGTGATTGAGGAACAATTTGAACAAGCCGGTACGTTCTCCGAAGAACGCGCCCCGGTTATGATCAACAACAAATGGACGTTCATCGATAAATCAGGTAATCGGATTACCTCTCCCAAGTTTGATGAGGTGAAGCCTTTTTACAATGGACTGGCAAGAGTAACCATCTACGTTCCGGTTGAAGACGAAATTGAGGAGAATTACGGATATATCAACAAATCAGGGGATTATGTCTGGTTTCCAACCCGCTAA
- a CDS encoding DUF427 domain-containing protein: MTDLPSWAKSGQSQWKYYGQKRPEFAHKPKEGQESVWDYPRPPKVDPDSREVLIIFANKIIARSTRAIRILETASPPTFYIPPSDLNSKYLVKAKGESKCEWKGEAIYWDVVVDDEKAIRAAWSYPKPFADFTKIKSHLAFYPSKVHCYVDGEHVKPQPGGFYGGWITREIVGPVKGESEETYL; the protein is encoded by the coding sequence ATGACAGACCTTCCAAGTTGGGCTAAATCGGGGCAATCACAGTGGAAGTATTACGGGCAAAAACGGCCTGAATTCGCTCATAAACCCAAAGAAGGACAAGAATCGGTGTGGGATTATCCACGCCCGCCAAAAGTCGACCCTGATTCTCGGGAAGTACTGATCATTTTTGCCAATAAAATCATTGCCCGAAGTACCCGCGCCATCCGGATCTTGGAAACAGCAAGTCCGCCAACTTTCTACATCCCTCCCTCCGATCTGAATTCAAAATACCTGGTTAAAGCGAAGGGAGAATCCAAATGTGAATGGAAAGGGGAAGCGATTTACTGGGATGTTGTTGTGGATGATGAGAAGGCTATTCGGGCTGCCTGGTCTTACCCTAAACCATTCGCCGACTTCACCAAAATTAAAAGTCATTTGGCTTTTTACCCCTCCAAAGTTCATTGTTATGTAGATGGTGAACATGTAAAGCCACAGCCCGGAGGATTCTATGGCGGATGGATAACCCGCGAAATAGTCGGACCGGTTAAAGGGGAATCGGAAGAGACCTATTTGTAA
- a CDS encoding DUF1761 domain-containing protein: MSAINWLAVVAASLVGFAIGFVWYGPLFGKKWMEAVGMTEEDAENGNMAKIFGVTLIFQFIMAFCLAMFFYGDPASADMINGSNGAFYGFLTGFGWVATALGVNALYEQKSWTYIFINGSFWIVVFTLMGLILGAWK; the protein is encoded by the coding sequence ATGTCTGCAATTAATTGGCTGGCTGTAGTAGCCGCCTCACTTGTTGGTTTTGCAATCGGGTTTGTGTGGTATGGACCCTTGTTTGGGAAGAAATGGATGGAAGCAGTCGGTATGACCGAAGAAGATGCTGAAAATGGAAATATGGCTAAAATATTCGGAGTCACGCTGATCTTTCAATTCATTATGGCCTTTTGCCTGGCTATGTTTTTTTACGGAGATCCGGCCTCGGCTGATATGATTAATGGCAGCAATGGAGCTTTTTATGGCTTTTTAACCGGTTTCGGGTGGGTAGCTACCGCATTAGGGGTGAATGCTTTGTATGAGCAAAAATCCTGGACCTACATTTTTATAAATGGCAGTTTCTGGATTGTCGTCTTTACCCTGATGGGCCTGATATTAGGCGCTTGGAAGTAG
- a CDS encoding TspO/MBR family protein: MSIVKKFPLPPKFIIVKIPFWAKVIFGILACNAVGLAASGVTLPAITTWYADLNKPFFNPPNWLFGPVWTTLYTLMGVAAAGVWEEGFSKPPVKSALTVFGVQLLLNGLWSFLFFGLQSPLIAFIEIILLLFFIVLTFKKFREIKWWTGWLLVPYLLWVAFAAILNLFIVVLN; the protein is encoded by the coding sequence ATGTCTATAGTTAAAAAATTTCCCCTGCCACCTAAATTTATTATTGTGAAAATTCCATTCTGGGCCAAAGTAATATTCGGTATTCTTGCCTGTAATGCAGTCGGGCTGGCTGCAAGCGGGGTAACCTTACCGGCAATCACCACCTGGTATGCAGATCTGAACAAGCCCTTCTTTAATCCACCCAATTGGTTATTCGGGCCGGTGTGGACTACGCTTTACACCTTGATGGGAGTGGCGGCCGCAGGTGTTTGGGAGGAAGGATTTTCAAAACCGCCCGTAAAATCTGCCCTTACAGTTTTTGGAGTACAACTATTACTGAACGGACTATGGTCATTTCTTTTCTTCGGTCTCCAATCTCCACTTATTGCTTTCATCGAGATAATCCTCTTACTTTTTTTCATTGTACTGACTTTTAAAAAATTCAGAGAAATAAAATGGTGGACCGGTTGGCTTTTAGTACCTTACCTCCTGTGGGTGGCTTTTGCTGCTATCCTCAACCTTTTTATAGTTGTACTTAATTAA
- the deoC gene encoding deoxyribose-phosphate aldolase — protein sequence MKYPDFNQTVPIDHVGVEERVSRLNKRSIKKDSKIQALKMALSMIDLTTLEGKDSPGKVIQLCQKAKQPHPAVPDLPTVAAICVYPSMVSVAKNALKGTDINVASVATAFPSGQSPLSMRLEDTKFAVSEGADEIDMVISRGAFLNGEYQLVFDEIAAVKEACGEAHLKVILETGELHTYENVRKASDIAMHAGADFIKTSTGKTSPAATQPVTLVMLEAIRDFYYDTGKMIGMKPAGGIRTAKQAIQYLVIVKETLGADWLNKDYFRFGASSLTNDLLMQIVKQQTGHYQSLDYFSND from the coding sequence ATGAAGTATCCTGATTTCAACCAAACCGTTCCCATCGATCATGTAGGTGTGGAAGAACGTGTTTCCAGGTTGAATAAGCGCAGCATCAAGAAAGATTCCAAAATACAGGCGCTTAAAATGGCGCTCAGTATGATTGATTTAACTACGCTGGAGGGTAAAGATTCACCCGGCAAAGTCATTCAACTTTGTCAAAAAGCGAAGCAGCCCCACCCGGCTGTTCCAGATCTGCCGACCGTAGCTGCCATTTGTGTATATCCAAGCATGGTTTCTGTGGCAAAAAATGCCCTCAAGGGAACCGATATTAATGTAGCCAGCGTTGCTACTGCTTTCCCAAGCGGCCAGTCTCCCCTTTCCATGAGATTAGAAGACACTAAATTTGCTGTTTCTGAGGGAGCCGATGAAATTGATATGGTCATTAGCCGCGGTGCTTTTCTGAATGGAGAGTATCAGCTGGTTTTTGATGAAATAGCGGCCGTAAAAGAAGCTTGCGGAGAAGCGCACCTGAAAGTGATCCTTGAGACGGGAGAACTTCACACCTACGAAAATGTGCGCAAAGCCAGCGATATTGCTATGCATGCCGGTGCCGACTTCATTAAAACCTCAACGGGTAAAACAAGTCCGGCAGCAACACAGCCCGTAACTCTTGTAATGCTGGAAGCCATTCGTGATTTCTACTACGATACCGGCAAAATGATCGGCATGAAACCCGCCGGTGGAATCAGAACCGCGAAACAAGCCATCCAATATTTAGTTATAGTAAAAGAAACACTGGGTGCCGACTGGTTGAACAAGGATTATTTCCGCTTCGGAGCCAGTTCGCTAACCAACGACCTATTGATGCAAATTGTAAAGCAACAAACAGGCCATTATCAATCACTGGATTATTTCAGCAACGATTAA
- a CDS encoding WG repeat-containing protein, producing MTYSAKQQLKPKLLSLLLIALFGIVLMTGCDLADSVVGNDDDNDNQKTIHPVLLNGEWGFISTSGNIVMEPRFDFARDVSDGLAAIREGTLWGYVQSHPAKLVIEAQFTSAGDFQDGLAPVQLPGQLYGFIDETGNFVIEAQYDFAQPISEGKAAVRIDGLWGYINSDGSVLVEPQYSDARPFSNGLAAVETFNGWIYIDEEGNESINPTFQISTAGEFVDGLAPIETAEGWGFINKSGSPEITPKFEEAGRFSQGLAWFRDGDYIGFINKDEEIVIEPQFAEVKPFSENMAAIRLNNDWFYLNKSSKLISITEPFDQAESFINGIARVQIGNDDNIRYGYIDKQGEFIWYPTR from the coding sequence ATGACCTATTCAGCAAAACAACAATTGAAGCCCAAATTACTTTCGCTGCTGCTTATCGCCTTGTTTGGCATTGTGTTGATGACCGGTTGTGACCTGGCGGATTCAGTAGTCGGAAATGATGACGATAATGACAATCAGAAAACCATTCACCCCGTATTGTTGAACGGAGAATGGGGATTTATTTCAACCTCAGGTAACATCGTTATGGAACCCCGGTTCGATTTCGCCAGAGATGTGTCTGACGGACTCGCTGCGATACGAGAAGGTACTCTTTGGGGATATGTGCAATCCCATCCTGCCAAGTTGGTAATAGAGGCTCAATTCACCAGTGCCGGTGATTTTCAAGACGGCCTTGCTCCCGTTCAGCTACCGGGACAGTTGTATGGTTTTATCGACGAAACCGGCAATTTTGTAATCGAAGCTCAGTACGATTTTGCCCAGCCCATTTCTGAAGGGAAAGCGGCCGTTCGCATAGACGGACTTTGGGGATATATCAATTCCGATGGCAGTGTTCTTGTGGAGCCGCAGTACAGCGATGCCCGTCCTTTTTCTAACGGACTGGCGGCTGTGGAAACCTTTAACGGCTGGATTTACATTGATGAAGAAGGCAATGAAAGCATCAATCCCACCTTCCAGATTTCTACGGCGGGAGAGTTTGTAGATGGCCTTGCCCCCATCGAAACGGCGGAAGGATGGGGATTCATCAATAAATCCGGAAGCCCTGAAATCACCCCTAAATTTGAAGAAGCCGGACGCTTTTCACAGGGATTGGCTTGGTTCAGAGACGGAGATTATATCGGCTTCATCAATAAAGACGAAGAAATTGTAATCGAGCCCCAGTTCGCTGAAGTAAAACCATTCTCCGAAAACATGGCGGCCATACGGCTGAATAACGACTGGTTTTACCTGAACAAAAGCAGCAAGCTCATTTCCATAACCGAACCTTTTGATCAGGCCGAAAGCTTTATCAATGGTATTGCCCGCGTTCAAATTGGTAACGATGACAACATCCGGTATGGATACATCGACAAGCAAGGCGAATTCATTTGGTACCCAACCCGATAA
- a CDS encoding monovalent cation:proton antiporter family protein, protein MLFAVSLPFLNEIVALFLVSVLIAYICYRIKLVPIAGFLIAGVIIGPNALGLVQDQELVDMLAEIGIILLLFTIGIEFSLEKLSRIRNAIFVGGGLQVLLTVAAVVGILFFFGVDWKVGIYTGCLVALSSTAIILGLFSEQGKTDTPVGRLSLAVLIFQDLAIIAMVLLVPILSGQSDSMTDLFFVLGKAVLLIAVVVLLARKVVPWILEKVAQTRRQELFLLTVIAICFGTAALTNLAEVSLALGAFLAGLVVSESHYSDHAISEILPLKTIFNAVFFVSVGMLLDLQFVIEHPLLLLGVAAGVLLLKFILSSVSLLTLGYPVRIAAASGIVLAQIGEFSFVLERAGRVTGLTPGGFGEVGSQTFIAVSVLLMLLTPLFLHISPNIGNLLAKTPLKHIGQKRKESAEEDDLTDLEDHVIIVGYGPAGRNLARVLRESGIPYIVIEMNPKSVNEMHDNDIPAIYGDASRTHILEHAQVSKAKLCVIAINDPSISPRIIKLANYINPTIQVIVRTRYLSEADFLEKAGADIVVPEEMETTVRLFSNVLKAYMIPDEEIEQHIRELRAEDYEIMRGSIQEAHLMVLQGLDEEGLHTRAVIVREGSFAAGKTLADLKLRNKYEITVLTVNRGEKNVGNPSGDFKLQPGDRLVMVGLATRFADAAEIFREPENPLEFEE, encoded by the coding sequence ATGCTCTTTGCAGTAAGTCTTCCCTTCCTAAATGAAATCGTTGCGCTCTTTCTCGTAAGCGTATTGATTGCCTACATATGCTATCGAATAAAGCTGGTGCCTATCGCCGGTTTTTTGATTGCCGGTGTGATTATAGGCCCCAATGCCCTTGGCTTGGTTCAGGACCAGGAATTGGTGGATATGCTTGCGGAAATTGGGATTATCTTACTGCTTTTTACAATCGGGATTGAGTTTAGCCTCGAAAAACTCTCCCGGATTCGGAACGCAATTTTTGTAGGTGGTGGGCTGCAGGTTTTGCTGACGGTAGCGGCTGTAGTCGGCATCCTTTTCTTTTTTGGGGTTGATTGGAAAGTAGGCATTTATACCGGCTGTCTCGTAGCCTTGAGCTCCACGGCCATCATCCTCGGGCTTTTCAGTGAACAGGGAAAAACCGATACACCTGTAGGACGGTTATCTCTGGCCGTTTTGATATTCCAGGATTTGGCTATTATTGCCATGGTATTGCTCGTCCCTATCCTATCCGGACAGAGCGATTCTATGACCGACCTGTTCTTCGTTCTCGGAAAAGCTGTTTTATTGATTGCCGTTGTGGTTCTCTTGGCTCGAAAAGTGGTTCCCTGGATATTAGAAAAAGTAGCCCAAACACGCCGTCAAGAACTCTTTTTGCTCACCGTGATTGCCATTTGTTTTGGCACGGCTGCACTTACCAATCTTGCAGAAGTCAGTCTTGCACTGGGAGCGTTCTTAGCCGGACTGGTAGTAAGTGAGAGCCATTACAGTGATCACGCCATTAGCGAGATCCTTCCTCTTAAAACCATTTTTAATGCGGTTTTCTTTGTCTCCGTAGGGATGCTGCTGGATTTACAGTTTGTCATCGAACATCCATTGCTGTTACTTGGTGTTGCAGCCGGTGTTCTTTTGCTGAAATTTATTCTGAGTTCTGTCAGTTTACTCACCCTTGGCTATCCCGTTCGGATAGCAGCGGCCTCCGGTATTGTGCTGGCCCAAATCGGTGAATTTTCTTTTGTTCTGGAACGAGCCGGACGTGTAACTGGTCTTACTCCCGGTGGTTTTGGTGAGGTAGGCTCACAAACTTTCATAGCCGTTTCTGTTTTATTGATGCTCCTCACACCGCTCTTTCTTCACATCAGTCCCAATATTGGTAACCTGCTGGCCAAAACACCTTTAAAACATATCGGACAGAAAAGGAAAGAATCTGCAGAAGAAGACGATCTCACTGACCTGGAAGACCATGTGATCATTGTTGGTTATGGTCCTGCAGGCCGAAACCTTGCCCGTGTATTGCGCGAATCCGGCATCCCTTATATTGTGATTGAGATGAATCCGAAATCTGTAAATGAGATGCACGATAATGATATCCCGGCTATTTACGGAGACGCATCTCGTACTCATATTCTTGAACATGCTCAGGTTTCCAAAGCCAAATTGTGTGTCATAGCTATTAACGATCCTTCCATCAGTCCGCGGATTATCAAGCTGGCGAATTACATCAACCCTACCATTCAGGTGATTGTGAGAACCCGATATCTTTCAGAAGCCGATTTCCTTGAAAAAGCCGGTGCCGACATTGTTGTTCCCGAAGAGATGGAAACCACCGTACGTCTGTTCTCCAACGTATTGAAGGCATACATGATCCCTGATGAAGAAATTGAGCAGCACATCAGAGAGTTAAGGGCTGAGGATTATGAAATTATGCGCGGGAGCATACAGGAGGCGCACTTAATGGTACTTCAGGGACTCGATGAAGAAGGGTTACATACTCGTGCCGTAATAGTTCGGGAAGGCTCTTTTGCAGCAGGAAAAACACTGGCTGACCTGAAGCTCAGAAATAAATATGAAATTACGGTATTGACGGTTAATCGCGGTGAAAAGAACGTTGGAAATCCGTCCGGAGATTTTAAACTGCAACCGGGCGACCGCCTTGTTATGGTTGGACTGGCCACCCGTTTTGCAGATGCAGCAGAAATATTCCGGGAGCCGGAAAACCCACTGGAATTTGAGGAGTAG
- a CDS encoding S9 family peptidase: protein MMMKRTVTLALLIFSFLSLSVTAQVDESHFDYMDIFDLQMVSSPAISPDGNTIIYERHQFDVMSDRRFVNLWSISFSGENHHPLTSGTSSYGNVTWSPSGDRIAYTSSEEGSNQIFVRWMNSGETASITNLTESPGNLSWSPDGSMILFSKFVPGTSSVVKTDIPAPPSGAKWEQSAQVIDKVVYRRDGGGYVKDGNSHIFVISADGGAPRQLTSGDYDHGSGSWTSDGNIIFTADRSGNADLDPNNEQIYEMNIETGAMTKITDKRGPHSSPKVSPDGKLIAYTGFEDKFLGYQLTDLYVMNRNGSNLRKISQKVANDISSVTWAKDSKSLFFRYNEEGVAKVGNIKLNGDYSAVAADLSSTTIGRPYSGGSYSVATNGRIAFTTGTATQPAELSVGHFPTRMQNRTLTNLNAQFLKSKTLGQVEEFWVNSSVDDFRVQGWIITPPDFDPNDQYPMILEIHGGPHTAYGPQFSPELQLMASRGYVVVYTNPRGSTSYGEEFAAYINHNYPSEDHNDLMDAVDYVIDQGYINVNNLFITGGSGGGVLSSWAIGKTDRFKAAVVAKPVINWYSFVLTADGSPFFSKYWFTKKPWEDPEQYLERSPISLMGNVTTPTMLLTGEQDYRTPMSETEQYYAALKLQGVDAAMVRIQGSGHGIASKPSNLFRKVAYIVGWFDKYRE from the coding sequence ATGATGATGAAACGAACCGTCACCCTTGCACTGCTTATTTTTTCCTTTCTGAGCTTATCCGTTACCGCTCAGGTAGATGAATCTCATTTCGATTATATGGATATATTTGACCTGCAAATGGTCAGTAGTCCGGCGATTTCCCCTGATGGAAATACTATCATTTACGAACGCCACCAGTTTGATGTAATGAGCGACCGGCGTTTTGTGAACCTGTGGAGTATTTCGTTTTCCGGAGAGAACCACCACCCCCTTACTTCAGGAACAAGTTCTTACGGGAATGTGACCTGGTCGCCAAGCGGAGATCGCATTGCCTATACGTCATCGGAAGAAGGCTCAAACCAGATTTTTGTACGCTGGATGAACTCCGGCGAAACGGCCTCCATCACTAACCTGACTGAGAGTCCGGGAAATTTGAGCTGGTCGCCCGATGGCAGCATGATTCTTTTTTCTAAATTTGTGCCTGGCACTTCTTCTGTGGTGAAAACTGATATCCCTGCTCCACCTTCCGGAGCAAAGTGGGAACAGTCGGCACAAGTTATAGACAAAGTAGTCTACCGACGAGATGGCGGCGGGTATGTAAAGGATGGGAATTCCCACATTTTTGTAATCTCAGCTGATGGAGGCGCTCCTCGTCAGTTAACTTCAGGAGATTATGATCACGGTTCCGGATCCTGGACATCAGATGGAAATATCATTTTTACGGCAGATCGTTCAGGAAATGCAGATTTGGATCCCAACAATGAGCAAATCTACGAAATGAATATTGAGACCGGAGCCATGACAAAGATCACGGATAAGCGAGGTCCACATAGCAGTCCAAAAGTTTCTCCGGATGGAAAGCTTATTGCCTATACCGGCTTTGAAGATAAATTCCTGGGATACCAGCTTACTGATTTATATGTGATGAATCGAAACGGCTCAAACCTGAGAAAAATCTCACAGAAAGTAGCCAATGATATTTCTTCTGTTACATGGGCGAAAGACAGCAAATCTTTGTTTTTCAGGTACAACGAAGAGGGCGTTGCAAAAGTTGGAAACATAAAATTAAATGGAGATTACAGTGCAGTAGCAGCTGACCTTTCCAGCACAACCATTGGTCGGCCATACAGCGGAGGCTCTTACTCTGTAGCAACAAACGGCCGTATTGCCTTTACCACCGGAACCGCAACTCAGCCCGCAGAACTTAGTGTAGGTCACTTTCCAACCCGTATGCAAAACCGTACCCTCACTAATTTGAATGCACAATTCCTGAAATCGAAAACCCTCGGACAAGTTGAAGAGTTTTGGGTGAATTCCTCGGTAGATGATTTCAGAGTTCAGGGATGGATCATTACCCCTCCTGACTTTGATCCAAACGATCAATACCCAATGATTCTCGAAATTCATGGCGGACCTCATACTGCATATGGGCCTCAATTCTCTCCTGAGTTACAGTTAATGGCAAGCCGTGGGTATGTAGTCGTGTACACCAATCCCCGAGGAAGTACCAGTTACGGCGAAGAATTTGCAGCATACATCAATCACAACTATCCCAGTGAAGATCACAACGACTTGATGGACGCAGTAGATTACGTGATCGATCAGGGATATATCAATGTAAATAACTTATTCATCACCGGAGGAAGTGGTGGCGGAGTACTTAGCTCATGGGCCATCGGTAAAACAGATCGTTTTAAAGCAGCGGTGGTGGCAAAACCGGTTATAAACTGGTACAGTTTTGTTCTTACAGCGGACGGATCTCCCTTCTTCAGTAAATATTGGTTTACCAAAAAGCCGTGGGAAGATCCTGAACAATACCTGGAGCGATCTCCTATTTCGTTGATGGGCAATGTCACAACTCCTACCATGCTGCTTACCGGCGAGCAGGACTATCGAACTCCAATGAGCGAAACCGAGCAATACTACGCTGCCCTAAAACTACAGGGTGTTGATGCCGCCATGGTTCGAATTCAGGGCTCAGGCCATGGAATCGCCTCCAAACCAAGCAACCTCTTTCGAAAAGTAGCATACATTGTTGGCTGGTTTGATAAGTATAGAGAATAG